TCTACGGCATCCCCATCGTGTCTCTGGTGATCGACGGGCAGGAGCGGCTGTGCCTGGCGCAGATCTCCAACACGCTGCTGAAGAACTTCAGCTACAACGAGATCCACAACCGCCGCGTGGCGCTGGGCATCACGTGCGTGCAGTGCACCCCGGTGCAGCTGGAGATCCTGCGCAGGGCGGGCGCCATGCCCATCTCGTCGAGGCGCTGCGGCATGATCACCAAGAGGGAAGCCGAGCGGCTCTGCAAGTCCTTCCTGGGGGAGAACCGGCCGCCCAAGCTGCCCGACAACTTCGCCTTCGACGTGTCGCACGAGTGCGCCTGGGGCTGCCGGGGCAGCTTCATCCCGGCGCGCTACAACAGCTCCCGGGCCAAGTGCATTAAATGCAGCTACTGCAGCATGTACTTCTCGCCCAACAAGTTCATCTTCCACTCGCACCGCACCCCCGACGCCAAGTACACGCAGCCCGACGCCGCCAACTTCAACTCCTGGCGGCGCCACCTCAAGCTGACCGACAAGACCCCGCAGGACGAGCTGGTCTTCGCCTGGGAGGACGTCAAGGCCATGTTCAACGGCGGCAGCCGAAAGAGGGCCCTCCCGCAGGCCTCGCACGCCCACCACCCTGGAgggggcggcggaggaggaggctccGGCCCTCACTGTCACCCTTTGGGCGCCGTCAAGGCGGCGGTGGTGGGCGTCGGAGGAGGCCTGCTCAGCCCGCACCTGCTgggcgcgccgccgccgccgccccctgaCCTGCACCAGAAGCGCGGCCGCTTCGACGACGAGGAGGAGCTGCAGGAAGCGGTGGCGGCGGCCGCGGCGGCTGCAGCGGCCGTTGCGCACGGCGGCGCCGGCAAAGCGCAAAGGAACTACCCGGTCATCCCGGTGCCCAGCAAGGGCTCCTCCTTCGGGGGCGTCCTGCAGAAGTTCCCCGGCTGCGGGGGCCTCTTCCCGCACCCCTACGGCTTCCCCGCGGCCGCCTTCAGCCTCTGCCACAAGAAAGAGGACTCCGAGGGGCTGGGCGTCGGGGCGCAAGGCGGACCCGCGGGACACAAAGCGGCAGGGGCCGCCCCGACGGCAGGAGCGGGCCTGTCGGGGCTCTTCTGGCCCGGGACTAGGAaggacgcggcggcggcggccgcagCCTTCTACCCGCCTTTCTGCATGTTTTGGCCGCCGCGCACCCCGGGGGCGCTCCCGGGGCTGCCCACCTACTTGCAGCCCGCGCCGCAGCCGCCCACTTGCACCGCCCTGGGCGGGGAGAGCCCCAGCTTGCTGCGCCAAGCCTTCCTGGACCTCGCGGACCCCGGCAGCGAAGGGGGAGCCGCCGGGCTGGGCACGCCGCCCGCCGCTGCTGCCCCACAAGCGAGCGGcggaggcggcagcggcagcagcagggacccacgggctttCGACGGCAGCGAGGCGGCATGTTCTCCCGCGGctgaaggaggcggcggcggagggtcGCGGGGCTCGGCGCCTCACCAGCCCCACCTGCTGGACGGGCAGCCGCGGGGCAAATCCGGCGCGTCGTACCACCACTCCAGCGCCTTCCGTCCAGTGGGGGGCAAAGAGGACTCGGAAAGCCTAGCCaagctgcaccaccaccacccggcGCCGCGCTCCTCGTCCTCGCCGCCgcccctcttgctgctgccgccccccgagcgggaggcagggggctGCGAACGCCCCCTCCAGGCCCCCGGCCACCGCCTGCTCTCCCCGGGGGGCACCAGCTGCAGCTACCCCAGCGAGGAGAGcagcgaggaggaagaggaggaggaggaagaggacgaaGAAGAAGAGCCGGAGGTGGACGTGGAGAGCCACAAActgccggaggaggaggaagcggaggaagaagcggaggaggaagaggaagacgagCAGGAGGTGGTGGACCCCGTCGGGGGAGCCGGCCGCTACCTGCAGAGCCGCGGGCTGACGGACAAGGGCTCCTCCCGGGACAGGCCGAGCGGGGCAGCCTCTGCAGTGGCCGCCGCCCCGACGGGGCCTTACCCCGCGGCCTCCTGCCGGCCGGCTCCAGAGGAGGAGAAGTCGGGGGCGCCCCACGtcgagcagctgctgctgccgcctccccctccccctcctccggcccttcctctgcccacctgcccaccgaaaggaggaggaagcagcggcGGGAGCAGCCCAGCGTCCCATCCATCAGCCGAGGAGCAGGCGCCGCAGCCCCCTTACAAAGATGTAAATACCCCCCTCTAGGCTCCTTCgagccaattatttttattgaaatgCACCTCTAGGCTGAGTCGCTTCCAGATGCGGGGAGAGGAAGATGGATCGAGGAGGGTCTTTTCGCAGGGCCCCCGCCCCTTTAGAGCCAGGGAAACGGAACTGGCAAGAAATAGGGCGAGCCTCTCCCGCATCTCCAAAGGCAGCGCCTGCCTTGCCCGTGACACTTTCAAGCGCTTGTGGGTGGCGCGTGGCTCTTGT
This genomic stretch from Podarcis muralis chromosome 11, rPodMur119.hap1.1, whole genome shotgun sequence harbors:
- the SKOR2 gene encoding SKI family transcriptional corepressor 2; this translates as MASSPLPGATDLLLSASSNAFPSDSLSQGPPPPPPRGGPPHPGAMKPNQVGQVILYGIPIVSLVIDGQERLCLAQISNTLLKNFSYNEIHNRRVALGITCVQCTPVQLEILRRAGAMPISSRRCGMITKREAERLCKSFLGENRPPKLPDNFAFDVSHECAWGCRGSFIPARYNSSRAKCIKCSYCSMYFSPNKFIFHSHRTPDAKYTQPDAANFNSWRRHLKLTDKTPQDELVFAWEDVKAMFNGGSRKRALPQASHAHHPGGGGGGGGSGPHCHPLGAVKAAVVGVGGGLLSPHLLGAPPPPPPDLHQKRGRFDDEEELQEAVAAAAAAAAAVAHGGAGKAQRNYPVIPVPSKGSSFGGVLQKFPGCGGLFPHPYGFPAAAFSLCHKKEDSEGLGVGAQGGPAGHKAAGAAPTAGAGLSGLFWPGTRKDAAAAAAAFYPPFCMFWPPRTPGALPGLPTYLQPAPQPPTCTALGGESPSLLRQAFLDLADPGSEGGAAGLGTPPAAAAPQASGGGGSGSSRDPRAFDGSEAACSPAAEGGGGGGSRGSAPHQPHLLDGQPRGKSGASYHHSSAFRPVGGKEDSESLAKLHHHHPAPRSSSSPPPLLLLPPPEREAGGCERPLQAPGHRLLSPGGTSCSYPSEESSEEEEEEEEEDEEEEPEVDVESHKLPEEEEAEEEAEEEEEDEQEVVDPVGGAGRYLQSRGLTDKGSSRDRPSGAASAVAAAPTGPYPAASCRPAPEEEKSGAPHIQKGKEGNQVAASAKEDNSFSEKSKEHNFFITDAEHPGGDFWRNIAGEPIQETNSPHSLKKDVENMGKEELQKVLFEQIDLRRRLEQEFQVLKGTASFPVFNNFQDQMKRELAYREEMVQQLQIIPYAASLIRKEKLGTHLSKS